A window from Vulcanimicrobium alpinum encodes these proteins:
- a CDS encoding Uma2 family endonuclease, which translates to MIVPAHPLDNDDLAALSAANPGWRVEREADGSLAVSPTSYRNAIRAFEAARQLNAWGEGRGFAAASDGGITLPDTAVRAPDASWVSFDRWYALGDAQDDTFPGVVPDVVVEIVSRYDAYARQRQKIARYVELGARYAVLIDPERRRVEEFGSPPEDLRLDITRIIDAGAPSTDADDAADTNDA; encoded by the coding sequence GACCTCGCCGCGCTGAGCGCCGCGAACCCCGGCTGGCGCGTCGAACGCGAAGCGGACGGGTCGCTTGCGGTGAGTCCTACGTCTTATCGCAACGCGATTCGCGCGTTCGAAGCCGCCCGCCAGTTGAACGCGTGGGGTGAAGGGCGCGGCTTCGCCGCCGCGTCCGACGGCGGCATCACCCTTCCCGACACCGCGGTTCGCGCACCGGACGCGTCATGGGTTTCGTTCGACCGATGGTACGCGCTCGGCGACGCGCAGGACGACACCTTTCCGGGCGTCGTCCCCGACGTCGTGGTCGAGATCGTCTCGCGTTACGACGCCTATGCGCGTCAGCGTCAGAAAATCGCGCGCTACGTGGAGCTCGGCGCGCGGTATGCGGTGCTGATCGATCCGGAGAGGCGACGCGTCGAGGAGTTCGGATCGCCGCCGGAGGATCTGCGCCTCGACATCACCCGCATCATCGATGCGGGTGCGCCTTCGACGGATGCCGACGACGCGGCCGACACGAACGACGCCTAG
- the nthA gene encoding nitrile hydratase subunit alpha: protein MSHDDAPTARRVDALVAQLEDRGITSDAELTAIVERFLAGAGPQNGARLVARAWRDPAFKALLLDDANAAIDAVGLETGHWVSVKLVAVENTADVHNVIVCTLCSCYPLALLGPSPYWYKSEAYRSRVVREPRAVLAEFGLRLEPHVEVRVWDSTAELRYLVVPQRPAGTEGLDEDALAALVSRDALIGVAVATAPG from the coding sequence TTGTCGCACGATGATGCGCCGACGGCGCGCCGCGTCGACGCGCTCGTCGCGCAGCTCGAAGACCGCGGCATCACCTCCGATGCCGAGCTGACGGCGATCGTCGAGCGCTTCCTGGCGGGCGCGGGGCCGCAGAACGGCGCGCGTCTGGTGGCGCGGGCGTGGCGCGATCCGGCGTTCAAAGCGCTGCTGCTCGACGATGCGAACGCGGCGATCGACGCGGTCGGGCTCGAGACGGGACATTGGGTTTCGGTCAAGCTCGTCGCCGTCGAAAACACCGCCGACGTCCACAACGTCATCGTGTGCACGCTCTGCTCGTGCTATCCGCTGGCGCTCCTCGGCCCGTCGCCGTACTGGTACAAGAGCGAAGCTTACCGGTCGCGCGTCGTGCGGGAGCCGCGTGCCGTGCTCGCGGAGTTCGGCCTGCGGCTCGAACCGCACGTCGAAGTGCGGGTGTGGGACAGCACCGCCGAGCTCCGCTATCTGGTCGTGCCGCAGCGGCCGGCCGGCACCGAGGGCCTCGACGAAGACGCGTTGGCAGCGCTGGTCTCGCGCGACGCGCTCATCGGCGTCGCAGTCGCGACGGCTCCCGGCTAA
- a CDS encoding SH3-like domain-containing protein, whose amino-acid sequence MSFAPGDAIVTSTANPSGHNRLPRYLRGKPGVVIARRGAFPLADLRARGEQPSPEMLYTVRFDARELWGRDAEPNATVQADLWESYLVAR is encoded by the coding sequence GTGAGCTTCGCTCCCGGCGACGCGATCGTCACCAGCACGGCGAATCCGAGCGGCCACAACCGGCTGCCCCGCTATCTGCGCGGGAAGCCGGGCGTCGTGATCGCGCGGCGCGGCGCGTTTCCGCTGGCCGACCTGCGCGCTCGCGGCGAACAACCGTCGCCGGAGATGCTCTATACCGTGCGCTTCGACGCGCGCGAGCTCTGGGGCCGCGACGCCGAGCCGAACGCGACGGTGCAGGCCGATCTTTGGGAGTCGTATCTTGTCGCACGATGA
- a CDS encoding Ku protein, with the protein MAHAIWSGAINFGLVTIPVKLYTAVRTNDLRFNFLHKKDDGRIFNERHCTVCGEKVEYADLVRGYEYEKGRYVTITDDDLKAVRPEATQSVQIVQFVELDQINPMYFDTPYYLEPEKKGRHAYALLRDALKDAGKVAIASVVIRSREHLAAVKPNGEALVLELMHFADEMVSQGSFDFPALSEHVAEAEKKVAKMLIDTMSIEAFDPEQFHDKYREDVLAMIEARAAGESVEAPEIHKPAATNVVNLMDVLQRSLEQSKARRASGGSAAAEDDAEEERPAKKTATARKKSANAAKPKAKRKKSAA; encoded by the coding sequence TTGGCTCACGCGATCTGGTCCGGCGCGATCAACTTCGGACTCGTCACGATCCCGGTCAAGCTCTATACGGCCGTGCGCACCAACGATCTGCGCTTCAACTTTCTGCACAAGAAAGACGACGGGCGCATCTTCAACGAGCGCCACTGCACCGTGTGCGGTGAGAAGGTCGAGTACGCGGATCTCGTGCGCGGCTACGAATACGAGAAAGGCCGCTACGTCACGATCACCGACGACGACCTCAAAGCCGTCCGCCCCGAGGCGACGCAGTCGGTGCAGATCGTGCAGTTCGTCGAGCTCGATCAGATCAACCCGATGTACTTCGACACGCCCTACTATCTCGAGCCGGAGAAGAAGGGCCGTCACGCCTACGCGCTCCTGCGCGACGCGCTCAAGGACGCCGGCAAAGTCGCGATCGCCTCGGTCGTGATCCGCTCGCGCGAGCACCTCGCCGCGGTGAAGCCCAACGGCGAAGCGCTCGTCCTCGAACTGATGCACTTCGCCGACGAGATGGTCTCGCAGGGCAGCTTCGATTTCCCCGCCCTGAGCGAACACGTCGCCGAGGCCGAGAAGAAGGTCGCCAAGATGCTCATCGACACGATGAGCATCGAGGCGTTCGATCCCGAGCAGTTCCACGACAAGTACCGCGAAGACGTGCTGGCGATGATCGAAGCGCGAGCCGCCGGCGAGTCGGTCGAAGCGCCGGAGATCCACAAGCCGGCGGCGACCAACGTCGTCAACCTGATGGACGTGCTGCAGCGTTCGCTCGAACAATCCAAAGCACGACGGGCGAGCGGCGGCAGCGCCGCCGCGGAGGACGATGCCGAGGAAGAGCGGCCTGCGAAGAAGACCGCGACCGCGCGCAAGAAATCGGCGAACGCCGCCAAGCCGAAGGCGAAGCGAAAGAAGTCGGCGGCGTAA